A single region of the Polyodon spathula isolate WHYD16114869_AA chromosome 12, ASM1765450v1, whole genome shotgun sequence genome encodes:
- the zbtb25 gene encoding zinc finger and BTB domain-containing protein 25, with product MDVSNHSLALLQQLNIQREFGFLCDCTVAIGNVYFKAHRAVLAAFSNYFKMIFIHQTSECIKIQPTDIQPDVFSYLLHIMYTGMGPKQQVDQSRLQEGIQFLHAFPLYRNISTANQEAVLDAVKMSNLYGIQISSQMTAKVTLGLKDSQLRGLEVERSSAPVEHSQIQLPLAVGLEEASSDLQLPNVHGPASATSREETEVSNISVTIKQEKVEPELANEHQTSSPYSQENQSPCLFKGGLKPLFCHYCGKRCSSRSSLWEHLHMHTTGSLPLEVPGAISENNLGVVQKMSEDFDRLEDRPLQSYLASKNPLLLEPADAGSVGEAMRHSQSLALSSEELAAELKSSSPYSRKRKIACAICNLRFAQKSQLQEHMYTHTGKHSLCHRYNRFSSQLIQASHQYCENQAECTVEETTRDTQDNLSSCYSLDSEVSQESIDTVLVD from the exons ATGGatgtgtccaatcacagtctCGCCCTTTTGCAGCAGCTGAACATTCAGCGAGAGTTTGGCTTCCTTTGTGACTGCACAGTGGCGATAGGCAACGTTTACTTCAAGGCACACCGCGCTGTGCTGGCTGCTTTCTCCAACTACTTTAAGATGATATTTATTCATCAGACTAG cgaatgcattaaaatacaacCTACCGATATACAGCCAGATGTATTCAGTTACCTGCTCCACATCATGTACACGGGAATGGGCCCGAAGCAGCAAGTCGACCAGAGCCGCTTACAGGAAGGGATTCAATTCCTTCACGCCTTTCCGCTTTATCGTAACATAAGCACAGCAAACCAGGAGGCTGTTTTGGATGCTGTAAAAATGTCAAACCTCTACGGGATCCAGATATCGTCGCAGATGACAGCCAAAGTAACCCTGGGGCTGAAGGACAGTCAGTTGAGGGGCTTGGAGGTAGAGAGATCTAGCGCTCCAGTTGAACACTCACAGATCCAGCTGCCCCTCGCTGTTGGGCTGGAGGAAGCCTCTTCCGACTTGCAGCTGCCTAACGTCCATGGCCCTGCTTCTGCAACCTCCAGAGAGGAAACAGAAGTCTCAAACATCTCTGTGACAATAAAGCAGGAAAAGGTGGAGCCTGAGTTGGCCAATGAACACCAAACCAGTTCTCCCTATAGTCAGGAAAATCAAAGCCCCTGTCTCTTTAAAGGCGGTCTAAAACCGTTGTTTTGTCACTATTGCGGAAAGCGATGCAGTTCCCGTAGCAGCCTGTGGGAACACCTCCATATGCACACGACCGGCTCGCTTCCTTTGGAAGTGCCGGGAGCCATTTCTGAAAATAACCTGGGGGTGGTGCAGAAAATGAGCGAGGACTTTGACAGGCTGGAAGATCGTCCACTCCAGAGTTACCTTGCCAGCAAGAACCCTCTTCTGCTTGAGCCGGCAGACGCCGGCAGTGTAGGGGAGGCAATGCGCCACAGTCAGTCCCTGGCATTATCTTCAGAGGAACTGGCAGCAGAACTAAAAAGCAGCAGTCCATACTCCCGTAAACGTAAGATTGCTTGTGCGATCTGTAACCTTAGGTTTGCGCAAAAGAGCCAATTGCAGGAACACATGTACACCCATACCGGTAAACATTCCCTCTGTCACAGGTACAACAGATTTTCCAGTCAGCTGATTCAAGCATCGCATCAGTACTGTGAAAACCAGGCTGAATGTACAGTAGAAGAAACTACTAGGGACACTCAAGACAACCTCAGTTCTTGCTATTCTTTAGACTCTGAGGTTTCTCAAGAAAGTATCGATACTGTTCTCGTAGATTAA